The Candidatus Thorarchaeota archaeon genome window below encodes:
- a CDS encoding saccharopine dehydrogenase NADP-binding domain-containing protein: protein MKCLVLGAGQMGRGVAYDLARNDDVEEIVIADIRQDQAGALAKWIGPKATAETVDARSEAQLKKLFSKVDAVASCVSYTVNLLHTKLAIEAGVHMTDLGGNLHIVRKQLELHDRAKSAGVTVIPDCGLAPGMTNVLARAGIDYLDKVEVVKIRVGGLQQEPRPPLNYSLIFSVEGLINEYVEPCMVLRDGKIVFEEPLVGFEQIVFPQPFGTLEAFNTSGGSSTLPITYEGRVKSLDYKTIRYPGHGHKMWCLMKLGFMDSTEQDFDGVKVAPRRILERLLERNLPATGKDVTLIRVIVQGWKGTESRNIEMEVIDYFDDTTGLTSMMRTTSFSQAIATAMTADGTIKERGVLPPELSIPPDSFIEELRRRGIDIKKRVF from the coding sequence ATGAAGTGTCTTGTCTTGGGAGCAGGACAGATGGGCAGAGGTGTGGCCTATGACCTGGCCCGAAACGACGATGTTGAAGAGATTGTGATTGCGGACATTCGGCAGGACCAAGCAGGGGCACTGGCCAAGTGGATAGGACCGAAGGCAACAGCTGAAACCGTCGATGCACGAAGCGAAGCTCAGCTGAAGAAGCTCTTCTCGAAAGTGGATGCAGTAGCAAGCTGTGTGAGCTACACTGTCAACTTGCTGCACACGAAGCTGGCAATCGAAGCTGGTGTGCACATGACAGACTTGGGTGGGAATCTTCACATCGTCAGGAAACAGCTTGAGCTGCACGACAGGGCCAAGTCAGCAGGCGTCACAGTGATTCCTGACTGTGGTCTCGCGCCCGGCATGACCAATGTGCTTGCCCGGGCCGGGATAGACTACCTTGACAAGGTGGAGGTCGTCAAGATACGAGTGGGAGGGCTTCAGCAGGAACCAAGGCCGCCCCTGAACTACTCGCTCATATTCTCCGTGGAGGGTCTCATAAACGAATACGTCGAGCCGTGCATGGTTCTCCGCGACGGAAAGATCGTGTTTGAGGAACCCCTCGTCGGATTCGAACAGATAGTCTTTCCCCAGCCCTTCGGCACACTGGAGGCGTTCAACACCAGTGGCGGGTCCTCGACACTCCCCATCACATATGAGGGCCGGGTCAAGAGCCTTGACTACAAGACCATCAGGTATCCGGGTCATGGTCACAAGATGTGGTGCCTGATGAAGCTCGGGTTCATGGACAGCACGGAACAGGACTTTGACGGAGTCAAGGTGGCACCAAGGAGGATTCTAGAGCGATTGCTGGAGAGGAATCTGCCTGCCACGGGCAAGGATGTGACTCTTATTCGAGTCATAGTCCAAGGATGGAAGGGGACGGAGTCAAGGAACATCGAGATGGAAGTCATTGACTACTTCGATGACACCACAGGACTCACGTCCATGATGAGGACAACATCCTTCTCACAGGCAATCGCTACCGCAATGACTGCAGATGGTACAATAAAGGAGCGCGGAGTCCTTCCCCCGGAACTAAGCATACCCCCGGATTCCTTCATCGAGGAGCTGCGCAGACGTGGGATAGACATCAAGAAGCGGGTGTTTTGA
- a CDS encoding pyridoxal-phosphate dependent enzyme: MIDLTVRPKQLERTVKRCRERGIIIPTFEQMKHPESIPGAIRTQLGSIGLWDIVPQNLFRITWKNEPVERGGGFRDIPNYLEIPSELSGVDARIIGLVGKWFPTGAHKVGATFGCLVPPLVTGQFDPTRHKAVWPSTGNYCRGGAYTSSLLACESIALLPEEMSQERFDWLASVAGEIIKTPGGESNVKEIYDAVRELKRTREDVFVFNQFSEFGNYLFHYDVTGHAMEETLGKELGKDTFQGVCLTTGSAGTLGCGDYMKQVYPTTRIAAGEALQCPTMLQNGFGAHRIEGIGDKHIPFNHNVRNTDMVIAIDDDDVVSLLRLFNEPEGRAYLMQDVGVADRTVSQLDLLGMSSIANVLMSVKFAQYYELGPDDVILTVFTDSADMYRSRLKEMSSRHGGYTKMDGIRDYHRHMLGVKTDNMLELTYHERKRIHNLKYFSWVEQHGFSTDELNRQWYDHANYWSSIQGLVPRIDELIVQFNQKVGLL, encoded by the coding sequence ATGATAGACCTGACTGTGAGACCCAAGCAGCTCGAGCGGACTGTGAAACGCTGTCGGGAGAGAGGAATCATCATACCGACGTTCGAACAGATGAAACACCCCGAGTCCATTCCTGGCGCAATCAGGACCCAGCTGGGCAGTATTGGACTCTGGGACATTGTTCCACAGAACCTCTTCCGGATAACTTGGAAGAACGAACCTGTGGAAAGAGGTGGCGGCTTCCGGGACATTCCAAACTACCTTGAGATTCCTTCAGAGTTGAGTGGTGTCGACGCAAGAATCATCGGGCTAGTTGGGAAGTGGTTCCCCACTGGAGCACACAAGGTCGGTGCAACCTTTGGCTGCTTGGTGCCCCCACTTGTCACGGGGCAGTTTGATCCAACTCGTCACAAGGCAGTCTGGCCAAGCACAGGCAACTACTGCAGAGGTGGCGCCTATACCTCCTCACTTCTTGCATGCGAGAGCATAGCTCTGCTGCCCGAGGAGATGTCTCAAGAGAGATTCGACTGGCTGGCCTCAGTCGCCGGAGAGATAATCAAGACCCCAGGTGGGGAGAGCAATGTCAAGGAGATATACGATGCGGTTAGAGAGCTGAAGAGGACACGTGAGGACGTGTTCGTATTCAATCAGTTCAGTGAGTTTGGTAACTACCTCTTCCACTACGACGTCACCGGCCATGCGATGGAGGAGACACTAGGAAAGGAACTTGGAAAGGATACGTTTCAGGGTGTGTGTCTCACGACAGGGTCGGCAGGCACTCTCGGTTGTGGGGACTACATGAAGCAGGTCTACCCGACTACGAGGATTGCGGCGGGAGAGGCGTTGCAGTGTCCGACCATGCTACAGAATGGCTTTGGAGCCCATCGAATCGAGGGCATAGGTGACAAGCACATACCGTTCAATCATAATGTCCGCAACACGGACATGGTGATTGCAATCGATGATGACGACGTGGTGAGTCTCCTTAGACTCTTCAACGAGCCGGAGGGCAGGGCATACCTCATGCAGGACGTGGGGGTCGCGGATAGAACTGTCAGTCAGCTTGACCTGCTGGGTATGTCCAGCATCGCCAACGTTCTGATGAGTGTGAAGTTTGCTCAGTACTATGAACTGGGCCCAGACGATGTGATACTGACCGTCTTCACTGACTCGGCTGACATGTATCGGTCAAGGCTCAAAGAGATGTCCTCAAGACATGGAGGCTACACGAAGATGGATGGCATCAGGGACTATCACAGGCATATGTTGGGTGTCAAGACGGACAATATGCTTGAGCTGACGTATCATGAGAGAAAGAGGATACACAACCTCAAGTACTTCAGCTGGGTCGAGCAACATGGTTTCAGCACAGATGAGCTGAACCGCCAGTGGTATGACCATGCAAACTACTGGTCAAGCATTCAAGGACTGGTACCACGCATTGACGAACTCATAGTACAGTTCAATCAGAAGGTGGGCTTGCTCTAG
- a CDS encoding threonine ammonia-lyase — translation MYRRIQHAREVLKGIAKRTPVDRSGAFSEITGGEVFLKLENMQRTGSFKVRGATYAISQLTQKQKSAGVIAASAGNHAQGVALAASKLGIACTIVMPVISPIAKIQATKSYGANVILHGVSFDDALAEATEIAKKTGATFIHPFNDLNVIAGQGTIGLEILDEVPNVQVVAVPVGGGGLSTGIAIAIKHERPDVCVFGVEAASAPSMLASLREGRPLMVGDIDTICDGIAVKKPGPLTLEIAKDRLDGVVTVEELEVSRTLFLLLERSKIVVEPAGCVGLTAMQFGKVDVRGKVAVAVLSGGNIDMSMMSKIVDKELVRLGRCVRLRGSILDRVGSLNKVLTVVAESGVSVIDIRHDRSDPFIPPNRAELLMSVEVPDRSALQRLLNTLDEHGMHFEVYED, via the coding sequence ATGTACAGGAGAATCCAGCACGCACGGGAAGTGCTGAAGGGCATTGCGAAGAGGACTCCAGTGGACAGGTCTGGAGCATTCAGCGAGATAACCGGTGGGGAGGTCTTCCTGAAACTGGAGAACATGCAGAGGACCGGGTCGTTCAAGGTGAGAGGCGCCACATACGCTATCTCGCAGCTGACACAGAAGCAAAAGAGCGCAGGGGTCATAGCTGCGTCGGCGGGTAACCATGCGCAGGGCGTTGCTCTTGCCGCATCCAAACTCGGCATTGCATGCACGATAGTCATGCCTGTCATCTCGCCCATCGCCAAGATACAGGCCACGAAGTCGTACGGTGCCAATGTCATACTTCATGGGGTCTCCTTTGATGATGCCCTGGCGGAAGCGACGGAGATTGCAAAGAAGACTGGGGCGACGTTCATCCATCCATTCAACGACCTGAACGTGATTGCTGGCCAAGGGACGATTGGACTTGAGATACTTGACGAAGTCCCGAATGTACAGGTGGTAGCAGTCCCTGTGGGCGGTGGAGGACTATCAACCGGCATCGCAATTGCCATCAAGCATGAGAGACCGGACGTGTGTGTGTTCGGCGTTGAGGCGGCAAGCGCGCCGTCCATGCTCGCTTCGCTCAGAGAAGGAAGACCTTTGATGGTCGGCGACATCGACACCATATGTGACGGGATTGCGGTGAAGAAGCCGGGTCCACTCACACTTGAGATTGCAAAAGACAGGCTCGACGGGGTCGTGACCGTCGAGGAGCTGGAGGTCTCAAGGACTCTGTTTCTTCTGTTAGAACGCAGCAAGATAGTGGTGGAGCCAGCAGGTTGTGTGGGTCTCACTGCAATGCAATTCGGAAAGGTTGATGTCAGGGGCAAGGTCGCGGTAGCCGTACTGTCGGGGGGAAACATCGACATGAGCATGATGTCAAAGATTGTGGACAAGGAGCTTGTCCGACTAGGAAGGTGCGTGCGACTCAGAGGGTCCATACTCGACAGGGTGGGAAGTCTGAACAAGGTTCTCACGGTTGTCGCGGAGTCGGGCGTGAGTGTCATCGACATCAGACATGACAGGAGCGATCCGTTCATTCCGCCCAACAGAGCGGAGCTCCTCATGTCTGTCGAGGTCCCCGACCGGAGCGCACTTCAAAGACTACTGAACACGCTTGACGAGCATGGTATGCACTTCGAGGTGTATGAGGACTAG
- a CDS encoding nucleotidyltransferase domain-containing protein, with translation MGSRSMELAEKIRYTLKGEMDESIRFLLLFGSQASTTAGPLSDIDVAVYIGRSVYKRDGPRAALKLGVLLERGLKTEDVDVVVLNGANPAMRFNVIRACVPIVVQDEGEYEDFVVKVLSEYYDYLPFLEEQFRAARASLEEGAAQ, from the coding sequence GTGGGATCACGGTCGATGGAGCTCGCAGAGAAGATAAGGTACACCCTGAAAGGAGAGATGGATGAGTCAATCCGCTTTCTGCTTCTCTTCGGCTCGCAAGCGTCTACCACAGCTGGTCCTCTCAGCGACATCGATGTTGCGGTCTACATTGGCCGTTCAGTCTACAAGAGAGATGGTCCTCGGGCAGCTCTGAAACTGGGTGTGTTGCTGGAGAGAGGGCTTAAGACCGAGGATGTCGATGTGGTTGTCCTGAACGGGGCCAATCCCGCGATGCGGTTCAACGTCATCCGTGCGTGCGTTCCTATTGTAGTGCAGGACGAGGGTGAGTACGAGGACTTCGTCGTGAAGGTGCTTTCTGAGTACTACGACTATCTGCCCTTCTTGGAGGAGCAGTTTCGTGCAGCCAGAGCATCACTGGAAGAGGGTGCGGCACAGTGA
- a CDS encoding DUF86 domain-containing protein, which translates to MSDSELKSRVLFLQEALRKLGEIALAKKEDFLAKYTLRDSALRNFQVVIECLTDIGNYMLRRGKQKTPETRAEVFQLLCRAGHLPAELENDLVEMARFRNLHVHTYSAVNLSYMCETLQRRLTFLKKVAALITRVCSSRP; encoded by the coding sequence GTGAGTGATTCCGAGCTCAAGTCCCGAGTCCTCTTTCTCCAAGAAGCACTCAGGAAGCTCGGAGAGATTGCATTGGCTAAGAAGGAAGACTTCTTGGCCAAGTACACGCTTCGCGATTCTGCTCTGCGAAACTTTCAGGTTGTAATCGAGTGTCTCACAGATATCGGCAATTACATGCTGAGGCGGGGAAAGCAGAAGACACCTGAAACCCGAGCTGAGGTGTTTCAGCTGCTCTGCCGTGCCGGGCACCTCCCTGCGGAGCTTGAGAACGACCTAGTCGAGATGGCCCGATTTCGAAACCTGCACGTACACACCTACTCCGCTGTGAATCTCTCCTATATGTGCGAAACACTTCAGCGACGCCTGACCTTCTTGAAGAAGGTTGCAGCTCTAATCACGAGGGTATGCAGCAGCCGCCCATGA
- a CDS encoding threonine--tRNA ligase, with the protein MRMLQIHSDGFSFEVKRKAIKNAEETESKNYSTDASCLVNFIASEASDETDLERASQLTADMIDSAAQEVSEKNIVVYPWVHLTERPSQPSVALKLLKNVERILKERDYTVYRVPFGWYKAFTIHCKGHPLAERSKTLDVTTLKEKPKEGVREQEAAPGEDLTALKAEEKASSRFYIMEPDGKLTDHDKFDYTGYEELRIYVKYETAKDRTVSEPPPHIELMKNLELVDYEPGSDAGNFRWPPRGFTLKRAIEERVTAEMLDYGAHMVQTPLIYDYAHPALKSYMQRFPSRQYIVRSGEQNYFARFAACFGQFLLASQSLISYKQLPLKLFEIAPSYRREQSGELAGMRRPRAFTMPDIHEIVSDFAMAKESSMKQLRFIKKLMDELEVDYEVAFRVLRSFLDENRDFINAVVKFIGKPVMLEVFEERYAYFVFKGEWNVVDDQQKSACLATMQIDVENGERFNIVYVDERGKEKHPLIMHTSPSGSVERVLYGVLEQAHKDKKRGKKPKLPLWMTPVQVRLLPVDDGMIEYCMGIGEELMKAGIRYEVDDRTLTVGKKVRAAEKLWIPYICVVGENEKANGILTVRKRETGEQTEMKVSELVKEISTKTAFAPKQRLLMPSLISKQPIFSREV; encoded by the coding sequence TTGCGAATGCTCCAGATACACTCTGATGGTTTCTCATTCGAGGTAAAGAGGAAGGCAATCAAGAACGCAGAGGAGACAGAGTCCAAGAACTACTCGACCGACGCTTCATGTCTCGTGAACTTCATCGCATCTGAGGCCTCGGACGAGACCGATTTGGAAAGAGCATCGCAGCTCACAGCAGACATGATTGACTCCGCAGCACAAGAGGTCAGCGAAAAGAACATCGTTGTATACCCATGGGTGCACCTGACCGAACGACCCTCTCAGCCAAGTGTTGCCCTGAAGCTGCTGAAGAACGTCGAGAGAATACTGAAGGAGCGGGACTACACTGTATACAGAGTCCCATTCGGCTGGTACAAGGCCTTCACAATCCATTGCAAGGGACATCCTCTCGCGGAGAGGTCAAAGACACTAGACGTGACCACACTGAAAGAGAAACCGAAAGAGGGCGTCAGGGAACAGGAGGCGGCCCCGGGTGAAGACCTTACTGCGCTCAAGGCTGAAGAGAAGGCGTCGTCAAGGTTCTACATAATGGAGCCAGATGGCAAACTTACAGACCACGACAAGTTTGACTACACTGGCTACGAGGAGCTTCGCATATACGTCAAATACGAGACCGCCAAGGATAGGACCGTGAGCGAGCCACCTCCGCACATTGAACTGATGAAGAACCTCGAACTCGTGGACTACGAGCCCGGTTCAGACGCGGGCAACTTTCGGTGGCCTCCGAGAGGCTTCACACTGAAGAGAGCCATCGAAGAGAGAGTCACAGCTGAGATGCTTGACTACGGCGCACACATGGTCCAGACTCCACTGATCTATGACTACGCTCACCCGGCGCTCAAGTCATACATGCAGCGCTTTCCATCAAGACAGTACATTGTCAGGTCAGGAGAGCAGAACTACTTTGCGAGGTTTGCCGCGTGCTTTGGCCAGTTCCTACTCGCCTCGCAGTCGCTCATCAGCTACAAGCAGCTTCCTCTGAAGCTCTTCGAGATCGCTCCGTCATACCGGAGGGAACAGAGCGGCGAGCTGGCAGGGATGAGACGACCCCGGGCATTCACCATGCCAGACATTCATGAGATAGTCTCGGACTTTGCCATGGCCAAGGAGTCCTCAATGAAGCAGCTGAGATTCATCAAGAAGCTGATGGATGAGCTTGAGGTGGATTACGAGGTCGCCTTCAGAGTCCTGAGGTCCTTCCTTGATGAGAACCGGGACTTCATCAACGCGGTAGTCAAGTTCATCGGCAAGCCAGTCATGCTGGAAGTGTTCGAGGAGCGGTATGCGTACTTCGTCTTCAAGGGAGAATGGAATGTTGTTGATGACCAGCAGAAGTCCGCATGCCTCGCAACCATGCAGATTGACGTTGAGAATGGTGAACGCTTCAATATAGTCTACGTGGACGAGAGAGGCAAAGAGAAGCACCCTCTGATAATGCACACCTCGCCCTCAGGATCGGTCGAGAGAGTGCTGTATGGCGTCCTCGAACAGGCACACAAAGACAAGAAGAGAGGAAAGAAGCCCAAACTGCCTCTCTGGATGACTCCGGTCCAAGTCAGACTGCTGCCAGTAGATGACGGTATGATCGAGTACTGCATGGGTATCGGCGAGGAATTGATGAAGGCTGGAATCAGGTACGAAGTAGACGACAGGACTCTTACAGTGGGCAAGAAGGTGCGTGCTGCTGAGAAGCTCTGGATACCTTACATCTGTGTTGTCGGCGAGAACGAGAAGGCGAACGGGATTCTGACCGTGAGGAAGAGAGAGACGGGCGAACAGACAGAGATGAAGGTCTCGGAACTCGTGAAGGAGATATCCACAAAGACTGCGTTTGCTCCTAAGCAGCGGCTTCTGATGCCCTCGCTGATATCGAAACAGCCGATCTTCTCAAGAGAAGTGTAG
- a CDS encoding pyruvate, phosphate dikinase gives MARKSVYRFGAGKADGNGQMKEVLGGKGASLASATLLGLPVPPGFTISTEVCNAYLREGQLPEDVKQEVLDALRWVESTMQRKFGDPTNPLLVSCRSGARESMPGMMETVLNVGLTSKTIPALVEVTGNEWFVYDSYRRLMMMYSDVVMEKAEGIEPEESAGGIREQLEWLMSKRKREAGVKNDTELSVTDLKALVEEFRERIRKVLGKEFPDDPYEQLWGAITAVFKSWNGARAVAYRRIENIPDDWGTACTVQSMVFGNLGENSATGVAFTRNPATGENQFYGECLFNAQGEDVVAGIRTPNPINNASRTDQNRDLPTLEDRMPSVYAELLDIRRRLEEHTKDMVDLEFTVEEGRLFLIQHRVGKRTATAALNIALDMLENNEIDDATAVMRIAPEQLGQLLYPIIDPEAEKKAKVIARGLPAGPGGAVGEIVFTSEDAVEAARKGKSVVLVREETNPEDIEGMRAAAALLTARGGMTSHAALVTRGWGKCCIVGASGLEIDPFEKRLIIGSKVYREGDILTLNGTRGLVYEGRVKMIDSTQNPRLQKLMALIDRHRTMGIRANADNPADATTALRFGAEGIGLFRTEHMFYGEGSDEPLFLLRRMILSQTKRERLDALAELAPYMKNDIKSTLSVMDGLPVTIRLLDPPLHEFVPQSRVGQERLAHALGIDIEEVRRRGDALHESNPMMGHRGVRLGITYPEIYETQVRAILEAATELIREGKRVKLEIMVPVVVGAAELKAMKMIVDRVYEQVRSESGIDVDFLYGTMIELPRACMRAGDMAETAEFFSFGTNDLTQMGFGFSRDDIDTFLPQYLDMHLLRNDPFQSIDKRGIGGLIQIAIERGRATRPNIKIGVCGEHGGDPRSVEFFYQIGMDYVSCSPYRLPIARLAAAQAAIKKKRNA, from the coding sequence ATGGCAAGGAAGTCTGTATACCGATTCGGTGCAGGTAAGGCTGATGGCAACGGCCAGATGAAAGAGGTCCTCGGCGGCAAGGGTGCATCTCTGGCAAGTGCCACCCTGCTTGGTCTGCCGGTGCCGCCCGGTTTCACGATATCTACTGAAGTCTGCAATGCGTACTTGCGGGAGGGGCAACTCCCAGAAGATGTGAAGCAGGAAGTGCTCGACGCTCTCAGGTGGGTGGAGAGCACAATGCAACGCAAATTCGGAGACCCCACGAACCCGTTGCTTGTTTCATGCCGCTCTGGAGCAAGAGAGAGCATGCCCGGGATGATGGAGACAGTACTGAATGTCGGTCTGACTTCAAAGACGATACCAGCACTCGTGGAGGTGACCGGCAACGAGTGGTTCGTCTATGACAGCTATCGACGACTCATGATGATGTACAGTGATGTCGTCATGGAGAAGGCCGAGGGGATTGAGCCCGAGGAGTCCGCAGGCGGAATAAGAGAGCAGCTTGAGTGGTTGATGTCGAAGAGGAAACGAGAGGCCGGTGTGAAGAACGACACGGAGCTGTCAGTGACTGACCTGAAGGCGCTGGTGGAGGAGTTCAGAGAGCGCATTCGGAAGGTGCTTGGAAAGGAGTTCCCCGATGACCCGTACGAACAACTGTGGGGCGCAATCACTGCTGTCTTCAAGAGCTGGAACGGAGCAAGAGCAGTCGCATATCGCAGGATTGAGAACATCCCGGACGATTGGGGCACTGCATGTACAGTGCAGAGCATGGTCTTTGGCAATCTGGGTGAGAACTCAGCCACAGGGGTGGCTTTCACGCGCAATCCTGCCACCGGGGAGAACCAGTTCTATGGCGAGTGTCTGTTCAATGCTCAGGGAGAGGATGTGGTTGCGGGGATTCGGACACCGAACCCAATCAACAATGCTAGCAGGACGGACCAGAACCGTGACCTTCCAACACTGGAGGATCGCATGCCCAGCGTCTACGCAGAACTGCTCGACATCAGGCGGCGTCTGGAGGAGCATACCAAGGACATGGTGGACTTGGAATTCACCGTGGAGGAGGGCCGTCTGTTTCTGATTCAGCACAGAGTGGGAAAGCGCACTGCAACGGCGGCCTTGAACATAGCTCTGGACATGCTGGAGAACAATGAGATTGACGATGCCACTGCGGTCATGCGGATTGCTCCTGAGCAGCTCGGACAGCTGCTGTATCCGATAATCGACCCTGAGGCGGAAAAGAAGGCAAAGGTGATTGCACGAGGGCTTCCTGCAGGACCGGGCGGAGCAGTGGGTGAGATCGTCTTCACATCCGAGGATGCTGTCGAGGCTGCGCGCAAGGGAAAGAGTGTTGTGCTGGTCCGTGAGGAGACCAACCCGGAAGACATAGAGGGAATGAGAGCCGCTGCGGCTCTCCTCACCGCAAGGGGCGGGATGACAAGTCATGCTGCTCTCGTGACTCGTGGCTGGGGTAAGTGCTGTATAGTCGGAGCCAGCGGACTTGAGATTGACCCCTTCGAAAAGCGGTTGATCATCGGCTCCAAGGTCTACAGAGAGGGCGACATTCTGACACTAAACGGGACACGGGGTCTGGTATATGAGGGACGAGTCAAGATGATCGACTCAACTCAGAACCCGCGTCTACAGAAGCTTATGGCTCTGATAGACCGTCACAGGACAATGGGTATCAGGGCCAATGCAGACAACCCTGCTGATGCGACAACCGCTCTTCGATTTGGGGCCGAGGGGATTGGGCTCTTCCGGACCGAGCATATGTTCTATGGAGAGGGCTCCGACGAGCCACTCTTTCTCCTCCGTAGAATGATTCTCAGCCAGACGAAACGTGAACGTCTTGACGCCCTCGCTGAGCTAGCTCCGTACATGAAGAATGACATCAAATCGACACTGAGTGTGATGGATGGTCTTCCTGTCACCATCCGGCTTCTGGACCCGCCGCTTCACGAGTTCGTGCCGCAGAGCCGTGTTGGACAGGAACGACTGGCTCACGCACTCGGCATAGACATCGAAGAGGTGAGGCGCCGAGGCGATGCATTACACGAGTCCAACCCAATGATGGGGCACAGAGGTGTGCGACTTGGAATCACATATCCTGAGATCTACGAGACTCAGGTTCGGGCAATACTGGAGGCTGCCACTGAGCTCATCAGGGAGGGTAAGAGGGTCAAGCTGGAGATCATGGTTCCAGTGGTAGTGGGTGCAGCGGAGCTCAAGGCGATGAAGATGATTGTCGACAGGGTGTACGAGCAGGTGCGGAGCGAGAGCGGCATTGATGTCGACTTTCTGTACGGCACGATGATAGAACTCCCACGTGCATGTATGCGAGCTGGTGACATGGCTGAGACTGCCGAGTTCTTTAGCTTCGGCACAAACGACCTGACCCAGATGGGTTTTGGGTTCAGTCGCGACGACATTGACACCTTCCTGCCTCAGTACCTGGATATGCATCTCTTGAGAAATGATCCATTCCAGAGCATTGACAAGCGAGGCATAGGCGGACTGATACAGATCGCCATTGAACGAGGAAGAGCGACTCGTCCGAACATCAAGATTGGTGTCTGTGGTGAGCATGGTGGCGACCCGCGTTCGGTGGAGTTCTTCTATCAGATTGGTATGGACTATGTGTCGTGTTCTCCCTATAGGCTGCCGATTGCACGGCTTGCAGCCGCCCAGGCTGCCATAAAGAAGAAGCGGAACGCATGA
- a CDS encoding NAD-dependent epimerase/dehydratase family protein — MKKRILITGSYGQIGTELVGALRKRYGGDNVVATGRKKPPKVLTEDGPYYHLDVLDLNELQTLCVNLDIDMIIHNASVLSATGEKNPQMAYRTNMDGAFNVLETVRELGLERVLIPSSIAAFGPSTPRENTPNDVIMRPTTMYGVTKVAIELLGEYYAIRFGVDFRSLRYPGIISSESLPGGGTTDYAVEIFYEAIKNKRYKCFLKDDARLPMMYMPDCIKSTYQLLEADASRLKHRSFNVTAVSFTPAELAAQIKEIIPEFTITYEPDFRQKIAESWPASIDDSVARAEWGWAPDFDLAKMTKDMIERLSKRIK; from the coding sequence ATGAAGAAGCGAATTCTGATAACTGGAAGCTACGGCCAGATTGGCACTGAGCTGGTTGGGGCCCTTAGAAAGCGCTATGGTGGTGACAACGTCGTTGCGACTGGCCGCAAGAAGCCACCGAAGGTCCTGACTGAGGATGGACCCTACTATCATCTTGATGTCCTTGACCTCAACGAGCTGCAGACCCTATGCGTGAACCTTGACATCGACATGATCATTCACAATGCTTCTGTTCTGTCTGCGACTGGCGAGAAGAACCCCCAGATGGCATACCGAACGAACATGGATGGTGCGTTCAACGTGCTTGAGACCGTACGAGAGCTGGGCCTCGAACGCGTGCTCATTCCGAGTTCGATTGCTGCCTTCGGTCCGAGCACGCCAAGGGAGAACACGCCCAACGACGTCATCATGAGGCCAACCACAATGTACGGCGTGACGAAGGTGGCCATCGAGCTGCTGGGAGAGTACTATGCCATTCGTTTTGGAGTCGACTTCCGCTCTCTCAGATATCCGGGGATCATCTCCTCTGAGTCGCTTCCTGGTGGCGGCACCACCGACTACGCAGTGGAGATCTTCTATGAGGCAATCAAGAACAAGCGATACAAGTGCTTCCTGAAGGACGATGCGAGACTGCCGATGATGTACATGCCGGACTGCATCAAGTCGACATACCAGCTCTTGGAGGCAGATGCCAGTCGCCTGAAGCATCGCAGCTTCAACGTCACTGCAGTGTCCTTCACGCCCGCCGAGTTGGCTGCACAGATAAAGGAGATAATACCTGAGTTCACGATAACTTACGAACCGGACTTTCGACAGAAGATTGCGGAGTCTTGGCCTGCATCTATCGACGACTCAGTGGCTCGTGCAGAGTGGGGGTGGGCACCCGATTTCGACCTGGCCAAGATGACAAAGGACATGATTGAGCGACTGTCCAAGCGTATCAAGTAG